From a region of the Deltaproteobacteria bacterium genome:
- a CDS encoding PAS domain S-box protein — protein sequence MNVRSHRSLLARLLAPYLIALLAVAASLYAYGDRVIERLYLDTLAAGVAREAELAGELLPWNLRGEAMDRQCAAVAVKAKARVTIIAPDGTVLGDSEAPSATLENHHDRPEVRAALADGDGQAVRVSASVKQPLFYRAWRQTLGDAPDSQQRIVRLSVPIATIDDARHRIRAAIWSSVAVAALAALALTLTASRRLSARVGRLTEFSTAVAAGETAPPLRPEADDIIGQLEANLLAMANSLRAQLHGARTEQAKLAAVLSGMVEGVLVIDRGGVIQLANQRAEEVFGNSTLLGQHLINVSRDPDLQELARAIMAGPADQHLTREIALNGARQEYLQVTATSIVTADGLPNLFILVFHDVTEMKKLESARRDFVANVSHELRTPLTAIRGYAETLQAGAIDNPDLARKFVGVIERHSERLSRLTDDLLTLSDLELGRTELQRLAMPLAPTVTAAIDAVAKKAADGKVELRSDVAADLPLVSADPDRIEQVLVNLIDNAVKYTLAGDSVTVSAYPVADSQTVEVCVRDAGVGIPSQDLPRLTERFYRVDKARSRELGGTGLGLAIVKHIVQAHGGTLRIESELGVGTSVFIALPVAEDGDGSSCA from the coding sequence ATGAACGTCCGCTCACACCGTAGCCTACTGGCGCGGCTCCTGGCGCCGTATCTCATCGCCTTGCTGGCGGTCGCCGCGAGCTTGTACGCGTACGGCGATCGCGTGATCGAGCGGCTATATCTCGACACGCTCGCCGCTGGAGTCGCGCGCGAGGCAGAACTCGCGGGCGAGTTGCTGCCGTGGAATTTGCGCGGCGAAGCGATGGACCGACAGTGTGCGGCGGTCGCCGTGAAGGCCAAGGCGCGGGTGACCATCATCGCACCTGACGGGACAGTCTTGGGCGACTCCGAAGCGCCGTCGGCGACGTTGGAGAATCACCACGACCGCCCCGAAGTTCGTGCCGCCCTCGCCGACGGCGATGGCCAAGCGGTGCGCGTGAGCGCGAGCGTCAAGCAGCCGCTCTTCTACCGCGCCTGGCGGCAGACTCTGGGAGACGCGCCGGATAGTCAACAGCGGATCGTTCGTCTGAGTGTGCCGATTGCCACTATCGACGATGCGCGCCATCGCATTCGCGCCGCCATCTGGAGCAGCGTTGCGGTTGCCGCGTTGGCGGCCCTGGCGCTGACACTCACGGCATCACGGCGGCTCTCTGCCCGCGTCGGACGGCTCACTGAGTTTTCGACCGCCGTGGCCGCTGGGGAGACCGCGCCGCCGTTGCGCCCCGAGGCCGACGACATCATCGGTCAGTTGGAAGCCAATTTGCTCGCCATGGCCAACAGCCTGCGCGCCCAGTTGCACGGAGCGCGCACCGAGCAAGCCAAGTTAGCGGCGGTGCTCAGTGGGATGGTTGAAGGTGTGCTGGTCATCGATCGCGGCGGCGTCATCCAACTCGCCAATCAGCGCGCGGAGGAAGTCTTTGGCAACTCGACGTTGCTCGGTCAGCATCTCATCAACGTTTCACGCGACCCGGATCTTCAAGAGCTTGCCCGCGCGATCATGGCTGGTCCAGCGGACCAACACCTGACCCGTGAGATCGCATTGAACGGGGCGCGGCAGGAATACCTGCAGGTCACGGCCACGTCGATCGTCACGGCGGACGGTCTACCCAACTTGTTCATTCTCGTGTTTCACGACGTCACGGAGATGAAGAAATTGGAATCGGCGCGGCGTGACTTCGTCGCCAACGTCTCGCACGAGCTGCGCACGCCGCTGACCGCGATTCGCGGCTACGCGGAGACGCTGCAAGCGGGCGCGATCGACAACCCCGACCTCGCCCGTAAGTTCGTCGGCGTGATTGAGCGCCACTCCGAGCGGCTGAGTCGACTCACTGACGACCTGCTCACGCTCTCCGATCTCGAGCTGGGCCGCACCGAGTTGCAGCGCCTGGCGATGCCGCTGGCACCAACCGTTACCGCCGCGATCGATGCGGTGGCGAAGAAAGCCGCCGATGGCAAGGTGGAACTGCGCAGCGACGTCGCCGCCGATCTGCCGTTGGTTTCCGCCGACCCGGATCGCATCGAGCAAGTGCTGGTCAATCTCATCGACAACGCGGTCAAGTACACCCTCGCCGGAGACAGTGTCACCGTCAGTGCGTACCCCGTTGCCGATTCGCAAACGGTGGAGGTCTGCGTGCGCGATGCCGGCGTCGGCATTCCGTCACAGGACTTGCCACGCCTCACCGAGCGCTTCTATCGCGTCGACAAAGCCCGCTCGCGCGAGCTCGGCGGCACCGGCCTCGGTCTGGCCATCGTCAAGCACATCGTCCAAGCCCACGGCGGCACGTTGCGGATTGAGAGCGAGCTGGGCGTCGGCACGTCGGTGTTCATCGCTCTGCCGGTCGCCGAGGACGGTGACGGTTCGAGTTGTGCCTGA
- the sixA gene encoding phosphohistidine phosphatase SixA has product MNRYLYLVRHGIAETESATRHDADRCLTEAGSQRMRRAAAGLKRLGVIPDAVLTSPLRRAEQTALILVETLAPHLQLETMVPLAPGHEPKDVLRGLGAYRHARAVMLVGHEPSLGQFASHLLTGSAAILSLEFKKGAVIAIAVATLPPHAAGTLEWFLTPKQLRAVARRGR; this is encoded by the coding sequence ATGAATAGATACCTCTACCTCGTGCGTCATGGCATCGCGGAGACCGAATCCGCCACTCGGCACGACGCGGATCGCTGCCTCACCGAAGCCGGCAGCCAGCGCATGCGCCGCGCTGCCGCCGGGCTGAAGCGACTCGGCGTGATCCCCGATGCCGTGCTCACCAGCCCGTTGCGGCGCGCAGAACAGACCGCGCTCATCTTGGTCGAGACGCTGGCGCCACATCTGCAACTCGAAACGATGGTGCCACTCGCGCCAGGGCATGAACCCAAAGACGTGTTGCGCGGCTTGGGTGCCTACCGGCACGCACGCGCGGTCATGCTCGTCGGCCATGAACCGAGTCTTGGCCAGTTCGCGTCACATCTACTGACCGGATCGGCGGCGATCCTCTCGCTGGAATTCAAGAAGGGCGCGGTGATCGCAATTGCGGTGGCCACGCTACCGCCGCACGCCGCTGGTACATTGGAGTGGTTTCTGACGCCGAAGCAATTGCGCGCTGTTGCGCGCCGTGGACGGTAG
- the pstS gene encoding phosphate ABC transporter substrate-binding protein PstS produces MRTCIWRSALVTICLGALAGSAHAQLQLNGAGATFPYPMYSKWFNLYTQVDPSVRFNYQSIGSGGGIKQITEQTVDFGATDGPMSDEQLRAAPGPILHFPTVMGAAVLTYNVEGLGSGLKLTPNVIAGIFLGKITKWNDAAIAAPNPGANLPPRDIIVVHRSDGSGTSYIFTDYLSKISSEWNNKVGKATSVNWPVGLGGKGNEGVTGLVKQTPFSIGYVELIYATSNELPYADVQNAAGALVTPSLESVTAAAAALAQNMPDDFRVSITNAPGTDAYPISSLTWLLVYEKQKDTEKGKKLVQFLTWMIHDGQLHAPALHYAPLPKEVVAKEEQAIHRVTAADGKPLQ; encoded by the coding sequence ATGAGGACATGCATCTGGAGATCGGCACTCGTCACCATTTGTCTCGGCGCGCTCGCCGGCAGCGCGCACGCCCAACTGCAGCTCAATGGCGCCGGGGCGACGTTTCCGTACCCGATGTACTCGAAGTGGTTCAACCTCTACACGCAGGTCGATCCGTCCGTCCGCTTCAACTACCAGTCGATCGGCAGCGGCGGCGGAATCAAACAGATCACCGAGCAGACCGTCGACTTCGGCGCCACCGATGGACCGATGAGCGACGAGCAGTTGCGCGCTGCGCCCGGCCCGATCCTGCACTTCCCGACCGTGATGGGTGCCGCGGTGCTCACGTACAACGTCGAGGGACTAGGTTCGGGCCTGAAGCTGACGCCCAATGTGATCGCCGGGATTTTTCTCGGCAAGATCACCAAGTGGAACGATGCGGCCATCGCTGCCCCCAACCCCGGCGCCAACCTGCCGCCGCGGGACATCATCGTGGTCCATCGCTCCGACGGCAGCGGTACAAGCTACATCTTCACCGACTACCTGAGTAAGATCAGCTCTGAATGGAACAACAAGGTCGGCAAAGCGACCTCGGTGAATTGGCCTGTCGGCTTGGGCGGTAAAGGCAACGAAGGTGTCACGGGCTTGGTTAAGCAGACACCATTCTCCATCGGCTACGTCGAGTTGATCTATGCGACGTCGAACGAGCTGCCCTACGCTGACGTGCAAAACGCCGCGGGCGCTCTCGTCACACCCTCGCTCGAATCGGTGACCGCCGCGGCCGCGGCTCTGGCGCAAAACATGCCCGATGACTTCCGCGTCTCGATCACCAACGCGCCCGGTACCGACGCCTATCCGATCTCCAGCCTGACCTGGCTGCTGGTCTACGAGAAGCAGAAAGACACCGAGAAGGGCAAGAAGCTCGTCCAGTTTCTCACCTGGATGATACACGATGGGCAGCTGCACGCGCCGGCTCTCCACTACGCGCCGCTGCCCAAAGAAGTCGTCGCCAAGGAAGAACAAGCGATCCACCGTGTGACCGCAGCGGACGGCAAGCCGCTTCAGTGA
- the pstA gene encoding phosphate ABC transporter permease PstA, whose amino-acid sequence MRYRRRRLINLAAQALAVVCTIAVLTPLLLIFGYLLTKGVTSLNFDFFTQLPKPVGETGGGMANAIVGTMVLIGLASALGLPVGVLTGVYLAEFGYGRFGWAVRFCADVLNGVPSIVIGIFAYTLIVLPTKTFSAYAGGFALAVIMLPIVARTTEEMLRLVPTSLREASLALGIPSWRTTVSVVLRTARGGIVTGIMLAVARIAGETAPLLFTAFGNQFWHHGLSGPISSLPVQIFTYAISPFDDWHRQAWAGALILLSLILLTSLSVRFLTRGRFGAVR is encoded by the coding sequence ATGCGTTACCGGCGGCGTCGCCTGATCAACTTGGCCGCCCAAGCTCTCGCCGTGGTCTGCACCATCGCCGTGCTGACTCCGCTGCTACTGATCTTCGGCTACCTGCTGACGAAGGGTGTCACATCGCTCAACTTTGACTTCTTCACGCAGCTTCCCAAGCCGGTCGGAGAAACTGGCGGTGGGATGGCCAACGCCATCGTCGGAACCATGGTGCTCATCGGCCTGGCTAGCGCGCTCGGTCTCCCGGTCGGCGTCCTCACTGGCGTCTACCTCGCGGAGTTCGGCTATGGCCGCTTCGGCTGGGCGGTTCGGTTTTGCGCCGATGTTCTCAACGGCGTGCCGTCGATCGTGATCGGGATTTTCGCGTACACGTTGATCGTTCTGCCGACCAAGACGTTCTCGGCATACGCTGGCGGGTTCGCCTTGGCGGTGATCATGTTGCCGATCGTCGCCCGCACCACCGAAGAGATGTTGCGCCTAGTGCCGACCTCGTTGCGCGAAGCCTCGCTCGCACTGGGCATCCCATCATGGCGCACGACTGTGTCGGTGGTGCTGCGCACCGCGCGCGGTGGCATCGTCACCGGCATCATGCTGGCCGTCGCTCGCATCGCCGGAGAGACCGCCCCACTCCTGTTTACCGCCTTCGGCAATCAGTTCTGGCACCACGGACTGAGCGGACCGATCTCGTCGCTGCCGGTGCAGATCTTCACCTACGCGATCTCGCCATTCGACGACTGGCACCGGCAAGCCTGGGCCGGCGCACTGATACTGCTGAGTCTCATTCTCCTCACCAGCTTGTCTGTGCGCTTCCTCACCCGCGGGCGCTTCGGGGCGGTGCGTTAG
- the pstC gene encoding phosphate ABC transporter permease subunit PstC translates to MANPSANPSNSPSVQLGWPLASTLTPQLRRRLNVGDLLFRGLTALFALVLIAIGGAIVAVLVYQSSESIQTFGWGFLVTSKWDPVFKEFGALPFIYGTIVSSFLALLQAVPLSIGTALFLSEMSPNWLRGPVSFLVELLATIPSVVYGLWGIFVLVPWVRTYVAPALSTTLGFLPFFQGPNYGVGMLTASIILAVMVIPYITSVAQEVFKAVPLPQREAALALGATKWEMVRLAVLPYGRTGLIGAIMLGLGRALGETMAVTMVIGNRADISLSLFAPGSTMASVIANEFSEATYELYVQALIEIGLVLLIVTVVVNICARLLVWSVAGPNAGTRGA, encoded by the coding sequence ATGGCAAATCCCTCAGCAAACCCCTCGAATAGTCCCAGCGTGCAATTGGGTTGGCCACTGGCCTCGACCCTCACGCCGCAGTTACGGCGGCGTTTGAACGTCGGCGACTTGCTGTTTCGCGGTCTGACCGCGTTGTTTGCGCTGGTTCTGATCGCCATCGGCGGTGCGATCGTGGCCGTGCTGGTCTATCAGTCCAGCGAGTCCATCCAAACTTTCGGATGGGGGTTTCTCGTCACGTCGAAGTGGGATCCCGTCTTCAAGGAATTCGGCGCGCTGCCGTTCATCTATGGCACGATCGTCTCGTCGTTCTTGGCGCTCCTGCAAGCGGTTCCGCTGAGCATCGGCACCGCGCTGTTCCTCAGTGAAATGTCGCCCAACTGGCTGCGCGGCCCAGTATCGTTCCTGGTCGAATTGCTGGCGACGATCCCCAGCGTGGTCTACGGCCTGTGGGGGATCTTCGTGCTCGTCCCCTGGGTCCGAACCTACGTCGCGCCAGCGCTGTCGACGACACTCGGCTTCCTCCCGTTCTTTCAGGGTCCGAACTACGGAGTCGGCATGCTGACGGCGTCGATCATCCTGGCGGTGATGGTGATCCCGTACATCACCTCGGTGGCGCAGGAAGTCTTCAAGGCCGTCCCGTTGCCGCAGCGCGAAGCGGCCCTCGCGTTGGGCGCAACCAAGTGGGAGATGGTGCGCCTCGCCGTGCTGCCCTACGGGCGCACCGGCTTGATCGGCGCGATCATGCTTGGGCTCGGTCGCGCTCTGGGCGAAACCATGGCGGTCACCATGGTGATCGGCAACCGCGCGGACATTTCTCTCTCACTGTTCGCTCCGGGTAGTACCATGGCCAGCGTCATCGCCAATGAGTTCAGCGAGGCGACGTACGAGTTGTATGTCCAGGCGCTGATCGAAATCGGCCTCGTGCTGCTGATCGTGACTGTCGTCGTCAACATTTGCGCGCGCCTGTTGGTCTGGAGCGTTGCCGGCCCCAACGCGGGGACGCGGGGGGCGTAG
- a CDS encoding GNAT family N-acetyltransferase yields the protein MTSVATPHWRSSDGEATAPEGTYVTEIAGCEADVRAAQRLRYEVFANELGAQIPGAETGLDRDPFDRYCDHLLVRHGPTGDVVGTYRILRYEQAKRAGGFYSANEFDLRRLTRLGPRVMEVGRACVHPAHRGGLVVSQLWAALFDYVRSTGHEYVIGCGSISVAEYGRQAVSICNRLKKTRLSPTELRVFPYRPFPLSNPATADAGSLPPLLKGYLRLGASVCGDPAWDPRFGTADVLMLLPVADIAPRYARGLHRRAQRAWG from the coding sequence ATGACAAGTGTGGCAACGCCGCACTGGCGATCGAGCGATGGCGAAGCAACAGCGCCGGAGGGAACGTACGTAACCGAGATCGCTGGCTGCGAAGCTGACGTGCGGGCCGCCCAGCGCCTGCGTTACGAGGTCTTCGCGAACGAGCTCGGCGCGCAGATCCCTGGTGCGGAGACAGGCCTCGATCGCGATCCATTCGATCGCTACTGCGACCATCTCTTGGTGCGCCACGGTCCTACCGGGGACGTCGTGGGTACCTACCGCATCCTGCGCTACGAGCAGGCCAAGCGAGCCGGCGGTTTCTACTCGGCCAATGAGTTCGACCTGCGTCGGCTCACACGTCTCGGGCCGCGCGTGATGGAGGTGGGTCGCGCGTGCGTCCATCCGGCGCATCGCGGCGGGTTGGTGGTCTCGCAGTTGTGGGCCGCCTTGTTCGATTACGTGCGGTCGACCGGTCACGAGTACGTGATCGGCTGCGGCAGCATCAGCGTCGCCGAGTATGGTCGCCAAGCGGTGAGCATCTGCAATCGACTGAAGAAGACGCGACTGAGCCCCACCGAATTGCGTGTCTTTCCGTATCGTCCGTTTCCTTTGAGTAACCCAGCCACGGCGGATGCTGGTTCCTTGCCTCCTCTGCTCAAGGGATATCTCCGCCTCGGGGCGTCGGTGTGCGGCGACCCGGCATGGGATCCGCGCTTCGGCACCGCTGATGTCTTGATGTTGTTGCCGGTCGCGGACATCGCGCCGCGCTACGCGCGTGGCCTGCACCGGCGTGCGCAGCGAGCGTGGGGATGA
- a CDS encoding putative porin yields MMPRAIVALVRAVTIGAVMVDAVMLPARMSQAKDLGDILLKKGLITEEELKQAREEDKQKSAAEESRRDAIVAKLPKWLDMITPFGDMRTRYEGFYENELHARNRFRLRARIGLSVNPSDEAGATFRLASGNSNDPISTNQDFTKTFTPNSINLDWAYMTVKPGKTVGIDPGLFSIIAGKFGVSSAVYRVSEIVWDDDLSPEGAAESLNLVDQREGFLRGLKLNTMQWVVDEVATAGDPWMFGGQVVADTAFNDTTKWTLSLADYSYQDLNEVATKYLSAFTGKAPYTTNSNQNTSLANSNSVTLSPKDINGNQKVTGFLSGFNLINFNSELNFVDPFRLGLPAGVFGDVVYNTEADSKNTGFTIGAGIGKAGKDWYHDGLKNPGDWGVSYDYAWIEKDAVLSLFNYSDFDYIRNYNAGATQKGGSNVVAHILRGDYLLFPNFQLTAKVHFINALDRDDATTTVGQPLSRSGNSTLVRTQLDATLKF; encoded by the coding sequence ATGATGCCACGAGCAATCGTCGCATTGGTTCGCGCCGTGACTATCGGTGCAGTGATGGTCGATGCCGTGATGCTGCCAGCACGGATGAGTCAGGCCAAAGATCTCGGTGACATTTTGTTGAAAAAGGGATTGATCACCGAGGAGGAGCTGAAGCAGGCGCGCGAAGAGGACAAGCAGAAGTCGGCGGCCGAAGAATCACGCCGCGATGCGATCGTCGCGAAGCTGCCGAAGTGGCTCGACATGATCACGCCGTTCGGCGATATGCGCACGCGTTACGAAGGATTCTACGAAAACGAGCTGCATGCACGCAATCGCTTCCGCCTGCGCGCCCGCATCGGCCTCAGCGTCAACCCGAGCGATGAAGCCGGCGCCACCTTTCGGCTCGCTAGCGGTAACTCGAACGATCCGATTTCCACCAATCAAGACTTCACCAAGACGTTCACTCCCAACTCGATCAATCTCGATTGGGCGTACATGACCGTGAAGCCGGGCAAGACGGTCGGCATCGACCCGGGCCTGTTCTCGATCATCGCGGGTAAGTTCGGCGTCAGCAGCGCCGTCTATCGGGTCTCGGAGATCGTGTGGGACGACGATCTGTCACCCGAGGGCGCGGCGGAATCGCTGAACCTGGTCGATCAGCGCGAGGGCTTCCTACGCGGACTCAAGCTCAACACCATGCAGTGGGTGGTCGACGAGGTCGCTACCGCCGGTGATCCGTGGATGTTCGGCGGGCAAGTGGTCGCCGACACCGCGTTCAACGACACGACCAAATGGACGCTGTCACTCGCCGACTACAGCTACCAGGATCTCAACGAGGTGGCGACGAAATACTTGAGCGCCTTCACCGGCAAGGCTCCCTACACCACCAACTCCAACCAGAACACCTCGCTGGCGAACAGCAACTCGGTAACGTTGTCGCCCAAGGACATCAACGGCAACCAGAAGGTCACCGGCTTCTTGAGCGGATTCAACCTCATCAACTTTAACAGCGAACTGAACTTCGTCGATCCATTTCGCCTCGGCCTGCCGGCCGGCGTGTTCGGGGATGTGGTGTACAACACAGAAGCGGACAGCAAGAATACTGGCTTCACCATCGGTGCGGGTATCGGCAAAGCCGGCAAGGATTGGTACCACGACGGCTTGAAGAATCCCGGCGACTGGGGCGTCTCGTACGATTACGCGTGGATCGAGAAGGACGCGGTGCTGTCGCTCTTCAACTACAGCGACTTCGACTACATCCGAAACTACAACGCGGGCGCGACGCAAAAGGGCGGCAGCAACGTCGTGGCGCACATCCTGCGCGGCGACTACTTGCTGTTCCCGAATTTCCAACTGACCGCGAAAGTCCACTTCATCAACGCCCTCGATCGTGACGACGCCACGACCACGGTCGGGCAACCGCTGTCACGCTCGGGGAACTCGACGCTGGTCCGCACGCAGCTCGACGCGACCTTGAAGTTCTAA
- a CDS encoding 1-acyl-sn-glycerol-3-phosphate acyltransferase, which yields MTGQSVAPRSTPLARLARLVRFAGHFVRMHGEAAWTFPRRSPRERRRLVADWAARTLDVLNVRVLVRGDVPWRDAPILIVANHISWLDVHALSTVNGARFVAKSEVRDWPLVGALAARCGTFFIARGSCRAAWRTKNEIATALQQGDPVVIFPEGTTTDGRRVRPFYPALLQAAVDSRCAVHPVTIRYQTAGGSGNEAAAFLGDMSFARSLLRILREPVMTVEVTFGRPIAARNRTRRELAALAQLAITETLALPPPARPALESSHGIDSSRSRPRIGLPPSRAAAPA from the coding sequence ATGACGGGCCAATCGGTCGCACCGCGGTCGACTCCACTCGCTCGCCTGGCGCGGCTCGTGCGGTTCGCCGGACACTTCGTCCGGATGCATGGCGAAGCAGCGTGGACGTTTCCACGTCGCAGCCCGCGCGAACGACGGCGGTTGGTCGCTGATTGGGCGGCACGTACGCTCGACGTGCTCAACGTGCGCGTGCTGGTTCGCGGCGACGTTCCCTGGCGCGACGCGCCGATTCTGATCGTGGCCAATCACATCTCGTGGTTGGACGTGCACGCGCTCAGCACCGTGAACGGTGCGCGCTTTGTCGCCAAGTCGGAAGTCCGCGACTGGCCGCTGGTGGGTGCGCTCGCTGCCCGCTGCGGAACGTTCTTCATTGCCCGTGGCAGTTGTCGCGCCGCCTGGCGCACCAAGAACGAAATCGCCACGGCGCTACAACAAGGGGATCCGGTGGTGATCTTTCCGGAAGGGACGACCACCGATGGGCGGCGCGTCCGACCGTTCTATCCCGCGTTGCTGCAGGCAGCGGTCGACTCCCGCTGCGCGGTCCATCCGGTGACGATTCGCTATCAAACCGCGGGTGGGAGCGGAAACGAGGCGGCTGCCTTTCTTGGCGACATGAGCTTTGCTCGCTCGCTCCTTCGCATACTGCGAGAGCCGGTGATGACAGTCGAGGTTACATTCGGCCGTCCGATCGCGGCCCGCAACCGCACCCGGCGTGAACTCGCGGCGCTGGCGCAGCTCGCGATTACGGAAACGCTCGCGCTTCCGCCGCCCGCGCGGCCAGCGCTGGAGTCCTCGCACGGAATCGATTCCTCACGGTCGCGCCCGCGCATCGGGTTGCCGCCCTCACGCGCTGCGGCGCCCGCCTGA
- a CDS encoding response regulator transcription factor has product MTSASGIPALSGDKKVLLVVEDEPDIAELIRFNLEQEGFAVSLADDGEKGLDAIRKLRPALVILDLMLPGIAGLEVCRRLRNDEATVRLPIVMLTARAAESDRIVGLEMGADDYVTKPFSPRELVARVRAVLRRSYGADMQRPHEVYDRGRLRIDFDTYEVVLDGKKIDLSLREFELLRFFVRSPNRVFDRLQILDLVWGQDTYVEPRTVDVHVRRLRARIERDDANPELIVTVRGVGYKFDERPLTP; this is encoded by the coding sequence ATGACCTCGGCGAGTGGCATTCCCGCTCTCAGCGGAGACAAGAAGGTGCTGCTTGTCGTCGAAGACGAGCCGGACATTGCCGAGCTGATCCGCTTCAACCTCGAGCAGGAAGGCTTTGCGGTTTCGCTCGCGGACGACGGCGAGAAAGGTCTCGACGCCATCCGCAAGCTACGGCCCGCGCTCGTCATCCTCGACCTCATGTTGCCCGGCATCGCCGGTCTGGAAGTGTGCCGGCGGCTGCGCAACGATGAAGCCACGGTGCGGTTGCCAATCGTCATGTTGACGGCGCGTGCCGCCGAATCCGACCGTATCGTCGGGCTCGAGATGGGCGCCGACGACTACGTCACCAAGCCGTTCAGTCCGCGCGAGTTGGTGGCGCGTGTCCGCGCCGTGTTGCGGCGCTCCTACGGCGCCGACATGCAGCGCCCGCACGAAGTGTACGACCGCGGCCGGCTGCGCATCGATTTCGACACCTACGAGGTCGTGCTCGACGGCAAGAAGATCGACCTCTCCCTGCGTGAGTTCGAGCTGCTCCGCTTCTTTGTGCGCTCGCCCAATCGCGTGTTCGATCGGCTGCAGATTCTCGATCTGGTCTGGGGCCAAGACACCTACGTGGAGCCGCGCACGGTCGACGTCCATGTCCGTCGCCTGCGTGCGCGCATCGAGCGCGACGACGCGAACCCTGAGCTCATCGTCACTGTGCGCGGCGTCGGCTACAAGTTTGATGAACGTCCGCTCACACCGTAG
- the phoU gene encoding phosphate signaling complex protein PhoU — protein MEARQHSDPQYEAELNELHLKILGMGGLVEKQIANAIAALVNRDDEQARVTIAADHTVNRLDVEIDDLCIRLLALHQPAARDLRLITTGLKITTDLERIGDMAVNICERALELNQEAQLKPLIDIPRMAEIAGTMLRESLDAFVREDVDLALKVCREDDVIDLLTEQLFRELSSFMIESPQTITRAIRLLFIAKYLERIADHATNIAEMVVFMVKGKSIRHLDQVPPSV, from the coding sequence GTGGAGGCACGCCAACATAGCGATCCACAATACGAGGCGGAGCTCAACGAGCTCCACCTCAAGATCCTCGGCATGGGCGGACTGGTCGAGAAACAGATCGCCAACGCCATCGCCGCGCTCGTCAATCGCGATGACGAACAGGCGCGCGTGACGATCGCAGCCGATCACACCGTCAACCGTTTGGATGTCGAGATCGACGACCTCTGCATCCGCCTCCTGGCGTTGCATCAGCCGGCCGCCCGCGATCTGCGCCTGATCACCACCGGACTCAAGATCACCACTGATCTCGAACGGATCGGCGACATGGCGGTGAACATCTGCGAACGGGCCCTCGAACTGAATCAGGAAGCGCAGCTCAAGCCGCTCATCGACATCCCACGCATGGCGGAGATCGCCGGCACCATGCTGCGCGAGAGTCTCGACGCGTTCGTGCGCGAAGACGTCGACCTCGCCCTCAAGGTCTGCCGCGAGGACGATGTGATCGACTTGCTGACCGAACAGCTCTTCCGCGAGCTGAGTTCGTTCATGATCGAATCGCCGCAGACGATCACGCGCGCCATCCGCTTGCTCTTCATCGCCAAGTATCTCGAACGCATCGCCGATCACGCCACCAACATCGCCGAGATGGTGGTGTTCATGGTCAAGGGCAAGAGCATCCGCCATCTCGATCAGGTGCCGCCATCCGTATGA
- a CDS encoding phosphate ABC transporter ATP-binding protein, producing the protein MANKLEVANLNAWFGSHQALDDVSLSIPDSAVTAIIGPSGCGKSTFIRCLNRMHEVVPGTRVSGSVRLDAEDIYASGVDPVQVRAKIGMVFQRPNPFPTMSIFDNVTAGLRLNGGGRSRRELAAIVEHSLRQAALWDEVKDSLDASGISISGGQQQRLCIARALAVEPEVILMDEPCSALDPIATTKIESLIHELRERYTIVIVTHSMQQAARVSNFTAFLYLGSLVEFGPTEKLFTTPEKKETEDYITGRFG; encoded by the coding sequence ATGGCCAACAAACTCGAAGTCGCCAACCTCAACGCGTGGTTTGGCAGTCACCAAGCGTTGGATGACGTCAGCCTGAGTATTCCCGACAGCGCGGTAACCGCGATCATCGGCCCGTCCGGGTGCGGCAAGTCGACCTTCATTCGTTGCCTCAACCGGATGCACGAGGTCGTGCCGGGCACACGCGTCAGCGGCAGCGTGCGGCTCGACGCGGAGGACATCTACGCAAGCGGGGTCGATCCGGTGCAGGTGCGTGCCAAGATCGGCATGGTGTTCCAGCGCCCTAATCCGTTTCCGACGATGTCGATCTTCGACAACGTCACCGCCGGTCTCCGTCTCAACGGTGGCGGCCGCTCCCGGCGTGAGCTCGCCGCAATCGTCGAGCATAGCTTGCGACAGGCCGCGCTGTGGGACGAGGTGAAGGATTCGCTCGACGCCTCCGGCATCAGCATCTCCGGCGGGCAACAGCAACGCTTGTGCATCGCGCGCGCGCTGGCGGTGGAGCCCGAGGTCATCTTGATGGACGAGCCGTGCTCTGCGCTCGATCCGATCGCCACCACCAAGATCGAATCGCTGATTCACGAACTGCGAGAGCGCTACACCATCGTCATCGTGACTCACAGCATGCAGCAAGCGGCGCGCGTATCTAATTTCACGGCTTTCTTGTATTTGGGCTCTCTGGTGGAATTCGGCCCAACCGAGAAGCTCTTCACCACGCCGGAGAAAAAGGAGACCGAGGACTACATCACCGGTCGCTTCGGCTGA